One window from the genome of Streptococcus parasanguinis encodes:
- a CDS encoding glycosyltransferase, giving the protein MKFVFIFLAVTYLLLFLIRWLLSFTYYKKSQVHIADFPEQLFTVVQPILSGDPRLESDLRANLQQTEAVEFYWLIDQSDTEAQRVADQICQEASFAQRIRIFLIEDVPQGINPKSYKIEQVVEELTRSYLIVLDDDSVIDFSKMGELTAYLGQEVILTGIPYNQERSNFWSKLVAAFVNGNSFITYFTMAEVEANHSINGMFYILPVELAKDQGLFTAIKDYLCDDLAVADFLRSKGVSIIQTRVTCNVRTTIKDAKQYLLQMKRWLLFSSIYLKEHLDWKLFSLIGLPSFLPLPTLILSIILGWPYLLLALSLLVFKAVWMLLYRQSILPTHLHLDEVIYEVLNDLLLPWLFIYVLMTPPVINWRGRKIRVTDGKIRYE; this is encoded by the coding sequence ATGAAATTTGTATTTATATTTTTAGCCGTTACTTATCTTCTCTTATTTCTCATCCGTTGGTTGCTGTCCTTCACTTATTATAAAAAAAGTCAGGTTCATATTGCGGACTTTCCTGAACAGCTTTTTACAGTGGTTCAACCCATCCTTTCTGGGGATCCTCGTTTAGAGAGTGATTTGCGGGCCAATCTCCAGCAAACTGAAGCAGTAGAATTCTACTGGTTGATTGATCAGTCTGATACAGAAGCCCAGCGAGTAGCAGATCAGATTTGTCAAGAGGCATCCTTTGCCCAACGCATTCGAATTTTTCTCATTGAAGACGTCCCTCAGGGGATTAATCCCAAGAGTTACAAGATTGAGCAGGTTGTAGAGGAGCTGACCCGTTCATATCTGATTGTTTTGGACGATGATAGTGTGATTGATTTTTCTAAAATGGGTGAGCTGACCGCCTATTTGGGTCAAGAGGTCATTCTGACAGGTATTCCTTATAACCAGGAGAGAAGCAATTTCTGGTCCAAGCTGGTCGCAGCATTTGTAAATGGCAATTCTTTTATTACCTATTTTACCATGGCAGAAGTTGAGGCGAATCACTCAATCAACGGGATGTTCTATATCCTACCGGTAGAACTTGCAAAAGACCAGGGGCTTTTCACAGCGATTAAGGATTATCTATGTGATGATTTAGCCGTAGCCGATTTTTTAAGGAGTAAAGGAGTATCCATTATCCAAACACGGGTCACCTGTAATGTTCGAACCACTATCAAGGACGCCAAGCAATATCTGCTCCAGATGAAGCGTTGGCTTCTCTTTAGCTCTATCTACCTCAAAGAACACCTGGATTGGAAGCTGTTTAGTCTCATAGGTTTACCAAGTTTTCTACCTCTTCCAACTTTGATCTTAAGTATCATTTTAGGATGGCCTTATCTTCTTCTAGCCTTAAGCTTACTAGTATTCAAGGCAGTTTGGATGCTCCTCTATCGACAAAGCATTCTTCCCACTCACCTCCACTTGGATGAAGTCATCTATGAAGTGCTGAATGATCTCCTGCTTCCTTGGCTGTTTATCTATGTTCTGATGACTCCTCCTGTGATAAACTGGCGGGGACGGAAGATTCGTGTGACGGACGGAAAGATTCGTTATGAGTAA
- a CDS encoding glycosyltransferase, which yields MTGLDKVIKIDVISVPFSGHLFPTLTLVKPLLEDPRFQVRVITGFQKKELVEQIGFDCLALFPDRPTVMEDIANTAKQANLFIMYQQLGANSKLIPEVFNEINRIWDSEGQPDLIIADFVAAPAGVLADRLGIPWITTIPSPVAIESRTTTPAYLGGWKPHKGTFYKWRDALGRQVIRLAKKVGFALVKKNLDTIQDFKLYREDGTEAVYSPYSILALGMKELEFRDDFPSQLKWVGYRCLSFDRLPQDQKQYFTSSKKRVLVTCGTHLKWEKERMVELAKLLSQEHPDYVFYVTLGDPNGLNHPPRVLSDNLLIFDYLPYSDVLDQMDFAIHHAGAGILMGCIEEGIPSLILPQDYDQFDNAVRAELFQVGLVSRKKTDSEVLRLFNELVSREDWNHLKVLAQRCKAYQPTEMLYQEIERLLKVKL from the coding sequence ATGACTGGATTAGACAAAGTGATAAAAATCGATGTGATTAGCGTCCCCTTTAGTGGTCATTTATTTCCGACTTTGACTTTGGTCAAGCCCTTGCTGGAGGATCCTCGTTTTCAGGTTCGAGTCATCACAGGTTTTCAAAAAAAGGAATTGGTTGAGCAGATTGGTTTTGACTGCCTTGCCTTGTTTCCTGACCGTCCGACAGTCATGGAAGATATAGCCAATACAGCCAAGCAAGCAAATCTCTTTATCATGTACCAACAATTAGGGGCTAATAGCAAACTGATTCCTGAAGTTTTCAACGAGATAAATCGAATTTGGGACTCTGAAGGACAACCAGACTTGATTATTGCAGATTTTGTAGCCGCTCCTGCTGGAGTTTTAGCAGATCGTTTGGGCATTCCTTGGATTACGACCATTCCAAGTCCAGTAGCGATTGAAAGTCGCACGACTACCCCTGCATATCTAGGAGGATGGAAACCGCATAAGGGGACCTTCTACAAGTGGAGAGATGCTCTGGGGAGGCAAGTCATCCGTCTGGCAAAGAAAGTTGGATTTGCGCTGGTTAAGAAGAATCTTGATACCATACAGGATTTTAAACTCTACCGTGAAGATGGGACAGAAGCGGTCTATTCTCCCTATTCAATCTTGGCTCTAGGCATGAAAGAGTTGGAGTTTAGAGACGATTTTCCGTCCCAGCTTAAATGGGTTGGTTATCGCTGTCTCTCTTTTGATCGACTTCCTCAAGATCAGAAACAGTATTTTACGAGTTCTAAAAAGCGGGTCCTCGTTACCTGTGGCACTCATTTAAAATGGGAAAAAGAGCGGATGGTGGAGTTGGCAAAGCTTTTGAGCCAAGAACATCCTGACTATGTCTTTTACGTAACCCTAGGTGACCCTAATGGTTTGAATCACCCACCCCGGGTGTTGTCAGATAATCTTCTGATTTTTGATTACCTCCCTTATTCAGATGTTCTGGATCAAATGGACTTTGCCATTCATCATGCAGGTGCTGGGATTTTGATGGGGTGTATCGAAGAGGGGATTCCTAGTCTGATTTTGCCCCAGGACTATGACCAGTTTGACAATGCGGTTCGGGCTGAGTTATTCCAAGTAGGATTGGTTTCTCGTAAAAAGACGGATTCCGAAGTCTTGCGTTTATTTAATGAATTGGTTTCTCGGGAAGATTGGAATCATCTAAAGGTCCTCGCTCAACGATGCAAGGCTTATCAACCGACAGAGATGCTTTATCAAGAAATCGAGAGACTCTTGAAAGTGAAGTTATAG
- the parE gene encoding DNA topoisomerase IV subunit B, producing MAKKEININNYNDDAIQVLEGLDAVRKRPGMYIGSTDGNGLHHMVWEIVDNAVDEALSGFGSQIDVTINKDGSLSVEDQGRGMPTGMHAMGKPTVEVIFTVLHAGGKFGQGGYKTSGGLHGVGSSVVNALSSWLEVEITRDGAVYKQRFEDGGKPVTTLEKIGSAPKSKTGTKVTFMPDPTIFSTTDFKFNTIAERIKESAFLLKDVTLTLTDLRKEEDNHVAFHYENGVQDFVEYLNEDKETLTPVLYFSGESDGFQVEVAMQYNDGYSDNILSFVNNVRTKDGGTHETGLKTAITKAMNDYARKTGLLKEKDKNLEGSDYREGLSAVLSILVPEAHLQFEGQTKDKLGSPLARPVVDSIVSDKLTFFLMENGELASNLIRKAIKARDAREAARKARDESRNGKKSKKDKGLLSGKLTPAQSKNPKKNELYLVEGDSAGGSAKQGRDRKFQAILPLRGKVLNTEKANMSDILKNEEINTMIYTIGAGVGADFSVEDANYDKIIIMTDADTDGAHIQTLLLTFFYRYMRPLVEAGHVYIALPPLYKMSKGKGKKEEVAYAWTDSELEELRRTFGRGATLQRYKGLGEMNADQLWETTMNPETRTLIRVTIDDLARAERRVSVLMGDKAAPRRQWIEDNVKFTLEENTVF from the coding sequence GTGGCAAAAAAGGAAATCAATATTAATAATTATAATGACGATGCCATTCAGGTACTAGAAGGGTTGGATGCAGTCCGTAAACGTCCAGGGATGTATATCGGATCGACCGACGGAAATGGCTTGCATCACATGGTCTGGGAGATCGTGGATAATGCGGTCGATGAAGCCTTGTCTGGCTTTGGATCACAAATCGATGTAACGATTAATAAAGATGGTTCTCTATCGGTAGAAGACCAGGGACGTGGAATGCCGACCGGGATGCATGCTATGGGTAAACCAACCGTTGAGGTGATCTTTACAGTCCTCCACGCCGGAGGGAAGTTTGGTCAAGGAGGCTATAAGACATCTGGAGGTCTTCACGGAGTGGGATCTTCTGTCGTCAATGCCCTTTCTAGCTGGCTAGAGGTAGAAATTACCCGTGATGGAGCTGTCTACAAGCAACGTTTTGAAGATGGGGGAAAACCAGTTACGACCCTCGAGAAGATTGGCTCTGCTCCCAAGTCTAAGACAGGGACCAAGGTCACCTTCATGCCAGATCCAACCATCTTTTCAACGACAGATTTCAAATTCAATACCATTGCTGAGCGAATCAAAGAATCAGCCTTCTTGCTGAAGGACGTAACGCTGACGCTGACCGATCTCCGTAAGGAAGAAGACAACCATGTGGCCTTTCATTATGAAAATGGTGTCCAAGATTTCGTAGAGTACTTGAACGAAGACAAGGAAACTTTGACACCTGTTCTCTACTTTAGTGGCGAATCAGATGGTTTTCAGGTAGAAGTGGCCATGCAATACAATGATGGCTACTCAGATAATATCTTGTCCTTCGTTAATAATGTCCGCACCAAAGATGGGGGAACCCATGAGACGGGTCTGAAGACAGCCATTACCAAGGCTATGAACGACTATGCAAGAAAGACAGGGCTCCTCAAAGAAAAAGACAAGAATCTGGAAGGATCAGACTACCGTGAAGGTTTGTCGGCTGTTCTCTCTATCCTGGTTCCAGAAGCTCATTTGCAGTTTGAAGGGCAAACCAAAGACAAATTAGGAAGTCCCTTGGCTCGTCCAGTCGTCGATAGCATTGTTTCTGATAAATTGACCTTCTTCCTTATGGAAAATGGGGAGTTGGCTTCTAATCTCATTCGTAAGGCTATTAAAGCCCGGGATGCGCGTGAAGCAGCTCGAAAAGCGCGGGATGAAAGCCGAAATGGCAAGAAGAGCAAAAAGGACAAAGGACTTTTATCTGGTAAATTGACTCCAGCCCAGTCTAAAAATCCTAAGAAAAATGAACTCTATCTAGTCGAAGGAGACTCTGCTGGCGGTTCTGCCAAACAAGGACGGGACCGGAAGTTCCAAGCGATTCTTCCACTTCGTGGGAAGGTTCTTAATACTGAGAAGGCCAATATGAGTGATATCCTCAAGAACGAGGAAATCAACACCATGATCTATACCATTGGTGCAGGAGTTGGGGCAGATTTCTCTGTGGAAGATGCCAACTACGATAAGATCATTATCATGACCGATGCGGATACAGATGGTGCCCACATTCAAACTCTTCTCTTAACCTTCTTCTATCGCTATATGCGACCTTTGGTAGAAGCTGGACATGTCTACATTGCGCTTCCTCCTCTTTATAAGATGTCCAAAGGCAAAGGCAAGAAAGAAGAAGTGGCCTATGCTTGGACAGATAGCGAATTAGAGGAGTTGCGTCGGACATTTGGCCGTGGAGCAACCCTCCAACGTTACAAAGGGTTGGGGGAAATGAATGCGGATCAGCTTTGGGAAACCACCATGAATCCAGAAACTCGTACCCTGATCCGTGTCACCATTGATGACTTGGCGCGTGCAGAACGCCGTGTCTCTGTCCTTATGGGAGATAAGGCTGCACCACGTCGTCAATGGATTGAAGATAACGTTAAGTTTACCCTGGAAGAAAATACGGTATTTTAA
- the plsY gene encoding glycerol-3-phosphate 1-O-acyltransferase PlsY — protein MMKEISVLILAYLLGSIPSGLWIGKIFFHINIREHGSGNTGTTNTFRILGKKAGIIVFAIDFLKGTLAVLLSTFFGIQGISPMVFGLLAVLGHTFPIFAGFKGGKAVATSAGVLLGFSPILLLILAVYFVASLFLTSMISFSSVTVALLAILSVLLLPLTGWILHSYDPLFTIIVLALATLIILRHKDNIQRIKEKKENLIPWGKNITHQQPKN, from the coding sequence ATGATGAAAGAAATAAGTGTTTTAATCTTAGCCTATCTGTTAGGCTCCATTCCTTCGGGATTATGGATTGGGAAAATCTTTTTCCATATTAATATACGGGAACATGGCTCGGGCAATACAGGAACGACCAATACCTTTCGGATTTTAGGGAAGAAAGCTGGGATCATCGTCTTTGCGATTGATTTCTTGAAAGGAACTTTGGCCGTTCTCCTTTCGACTTTCTTTGGAATTCAGGGGATCTCGCCGATGGTCTTTGGTCTCTTAGCTGTATTGGGGCACACTTTCCCAATTTTTGCTGGATTCAAGGGTGGAAAGGCAGTGGCGACGAGTGCTGGTGTCTTACTTGGTTTCTCGCCTATCCTGCTACTCATTTTAGCTGTTTATTTTGTAGCCAGCCTGTTTTTAACCAGTATGATCTCATTTTCGAGTGTTACCGTTGCGCTACTCGCCATTCTTTCGGTCCTCCTTCTCCCTTTGACTGGATGGATCTTGCACAGCTATGATCCGCTTTTTACAATCATTGTCTTGGCCCTAGCAACCTTGATCATTCTTCGTCACAAGGACAATATCCAACGGATCAAAGAGAAAAAAGAAAATCTCATCCCTTGGGGAAAGAATATCACCCATCAACAACCAAAAAACTAG
- a CDS encoding SDR family NAD(P)-dependent oxidoreductase, which translates to MKMEDTIKKGIIIGATGGIGRQLAKELAQRLEHLILVSRDADKLSQVQKELTGSKAQLSILTLDMLDQVALEAFVESLDADLLVNCSGLAYFSLGCELDSASEQDLWQVNYHAPVQLIKQLVKKNHKIQLVQLSSLATLFPHPYLAAYSASKAALQTYTLALQEELRQSDSPIQLGLYILGPVQTAIFPPKLVEALGGSRLQMKPEKVAQQLIRFIERDTSYAIIGLRYRLLVWLGRLLPQRWIIRLLAIYLKKGLNR; encoded by the coding sequence ATGAAGATGGAAGATACAATTAAAAAAGGGATCATTATAGGAGCTACAGGAGGGATTGGTCGTCAATTAGCGAAAGAATTGGCACAACGTTTGGAGCATCTGATTTTAGTGAGTCGAGATGCTGACAAACTCTCCCAAGTCCAAAAAGAACTAACTGGGAGTAAGGCGCAGCTTTCAATCCTAACATTAGATATGCTAGATCAAGTGGCTCTAGAAGCTTTTGTAGAGAGTCTAGATGCTGATCTTCTCGTCAATTGTTCGGGACTAGCCTATTTTTCCCTAGGATGTGAACTTGATTCAGCCAGTGAGCAAGACCTCTGGCAAGTCAACTACCATGCTCCGGTTCAACTAATTAAGCAATTAGTGAAGAAGAATCATAAGATCCAGCTAGTCCAGTTGTCATCTCTGGCTACTCTTTTTCCTCATCCCTATCTAGCAGCCTATAGTGCCAGTAAGGCTGCCTTGCAGACCTACACTCTTGCTCTCCAGGAGGAACTGAGGCAATCAGATTCCCCGATTCAGCTAGGTCTCTATATTCTTGGACCAGTCCAAACAGCTATTTTTCCTCCCAAACTAGTAGAAGCATTGGGTGGCAGTCGCTTGCAGATGAAGCCTGAGAAAGTCGCTCAGCAGTTGATCCGATTTATAGAAAGGGATACTTCCTATGCTATTATCGGGCTTCGCTATCGCTTGCTAGTTTGGCTAGGTCGCTTGCTTCCCCAAAGGTGGATCATCCGTCTCCTTGCTATATATTTAAAAAAGGGACTTAATAGATGA
- a CDS encoding aminoglycoside 6-adenylyltransferase, whose amino-acid sequence MRTDTEMMNLILQIADTLEVEAIALSGSRTNPRAPKDEFQDYDVVYIVENLNDLLSDLSWLDQFGMRLIEQHNVLGHRRLYLMLFEDGNRIDLTLCPKESIQEWVDSEANFEVIKDDKGLFEVYQPNSKRYWTAPPTEEEFAASCNEFWWVSAYIVKAIRRNQLIYATDHLYGICQQELLKVIAWQVTSDRGIVDIGKNYKYLFQYLPAGQEKEFSALLDLSSFDKITQSLFATMGLFNREAQILAQEMGFTYDKEVAEKMTSYAKEKLSNHSMNLF is encoded by the coding sequence ATGAGAACTGATACAGAAATGATGAATCTGATTTTGCAAATAGCTGATACTCTAGAAGTAGAGGCAATTGCCTTATCCGGATCACGAACGAATCCTCGGGCACCCAAAGACGAGTTTCAAGATTATGATGTGGTCTATATAGTTGAAAATCTGAACGACTTGTTATCTGATTTATCTTGGCTAGACCAGTTTGGAATGCGTCTGATTGAACAGCACAATGTCCTTGGACACCGTCGTCTGTATCTCATGCTCTTTGAAGACGGCAACCGTATCGATTTGACCCTCTGCCCCAAGGAGTCTATCCAAGAGTGGGTGGACAGCGAAGCAAATTTTGAAGTTATAAAAGACGACAAAGGCTTGTTTGAAGTCTATCAGCCTAATTCCAAGCGCTATTGGACAGCTCCGCCTACTGAAGAGGAATTTGCAGCATCCTGCAATGAATTTTGGTGGGTATCGGCTTATATCGTAAAGGCCATTCGAAGAAATCAGCTTATCTATGCGACCGACCACCTCTATGGCATTTGTCAGCAAGAATTGCTTAAGGTCATAGCTTGGCAGGTGACAAGCGATAGGGGAATAGTTGATATCGGAAAGAACTACAAGTACCTCTTCCAGTATCTACCAGCCGGGCAAGAGAAGGAGTTCTCAGCTTTGCTTGATTTATCAAGTTTCGATAAAATCACTCAGTCTTTATTTGCTACCATGGGGCTATTCAATCGAGAAGCTCAAATTCTGGCCCAAGAGATGGGGTTTACTTACGATAAGGAAGTAGCAGAAAAAATGACTTCTTATGCTAAAGAGAAACTTTCGAATCATTCAATGAATCTATTTTAA
- a CDS encoding L-threonylcarbamoyladenylate synthase, with protein sequence MTKHIQWDGQLSQEGFDILKGEGGCIVCPTKVGYIIMTSDKAGLERKFEAKERNRNKPGVVLCGSMDELRALAQLNPEIEAFYQKHWDEDILLGCILPWREDAYAKLQAFGDGREELMTDVRGTSCFVIKFGKAGEQIAKEMWEKEGKMVYASSANPSGKGNRGKVEGIGERIEGAVDLVIEADDYVASIQPDKTIETRYEQGVMVSMVDAEGKLIPEQGAGSRSVNTCPVVIRKGLDIDKIMMHLSDHFNSWNYRQGEYY encoded by the coding sequence ATGACAAAACACATTCAATGGGACGGACAACTTTCACAAGAAGGATTTGATATTCTTAAAGGAGAGGGTGGCTGTATCGTCTGCCCTACCAAAGTCGGCTACATCATCATGACCAGTGATAAGGCTGGCTTGGAACGTAAATTCGAAGCCAAAGAACGCAACCGCAACAAACCAGGTGTGGTTCTCTGCGGAAGCATGGATGAACTTCGTGCCCTTGCGCAATTGAATCCTGAAATTGAAGCCTTCTACCAAAAACATTGGGATGAAGATATCTTGCTTGGTTGTATCCTTCCTTGGCGTGAAGATGCCTATGCAAAATTGCAAGCTTTCGGAGATGGACGTGAAGAACTCATGACAGACGTTCGTGGAACTTCATGCTTTGTCATCAAATTTGGTAAAGCTGGTGAGCAAATCGCCAAAGAAATGTGGGAAAAAGAAGGCAAAATGGTTTACGCTTCTTCAGCCAACCCTTCAGGTAAAGGAAACCGCGGGAAGGTTGAAGGAATCGGTGAGCGCATCGAAGGTGCCGTGGACTTAGTCATCGAAGCAGATGATTATGTAGCTTCTATCCAACCAGACAAGACCATTGAAACGCGCTATGAACAAGGCGTGATGGTCTCTATGGTTGATGCCGAAGGAAAACTCATCCCAGAACAAGGAGCAGGTAGCCGTTCTGTCAATACTTGTCCAGTTGTGATCCGTAAGGGATTGGATATTGATAAGATCATGATGCACTTATCTGATCATTTCAACTCTTGGAACTATCGCCAAGGGGAATACTATTAA